The Vitis vinifera cultivar Pinot Noir 40024 chromosome 3, ASM3070453v1 region TTGAGATCGCAAAAAGTTGCAATATTATcgaaaatagataaataaaaaaagggacAGTTGGATCCAGTTGgaccaaaaattaagatttggatataaaatatgaaaagattaatatagttttcaaaactattttgaatattttctaccataatgttttataaacttttttatctgaatttttttaataattattctgaaaatttattatttttagaaaattaatttttttaaaaaaatattctaaaaatatatcatttaaaaaaaaaaatttgacgtatttttagttattttttacatacataattttaaatatatgtattttccaagatatttgatttttaaataataataataacaatttatttttatttttttggaaaatagtgtattttttttcaaatcactaaattaaattgaattttattgaggtttgtaaaagtaataaaatttaaattaatgtttttctactctttcttttttttcatagtcaataaatatcatttttgaaaagataaaaaattcatatctttcttctcaattttcacactttttCTAGGTTTTTGGCTTAAATAGTGGATTTATATGGatcaaaacttcatttttggGTCAAacggtccaaaacacaattgtcccacaaaaaaataaagtgataatcattggttttattttttaagtaaacaaGCTTAGAAACGCGTGGAAAATGAGGTACTGTGGTCTTTCTTTACTTACACTATTGCATATTATTGTATTAAATATCTATACATGTTTGTGTTGAATCCTAGTACTATATCATAGAAAACATCTATATTTATgaagagaattttgaaaattatgatatatattttttaatttattttttctaagatGGTGCATTTGTCGTGGGCATATGATATTCAAAGCTGAGGGGTGTGATTCTTGTGAACGCATATTAAATTTGAGTAAAATGGTGCACTAGTTGTTTATATCACTAAGAGCGGACCTCTCCTGCTCTATTTAACAACAATCTTCATCGTCTTCTTAGCAATTTTGTACTTACTTTGTGACCTTGGCTTTCTCTGCTCCACCCTCCACCCTCCATAGCCACCACCAtgtcctcttcttcttcctctcttcCCCTCAATTTCGTCaactcatcttcatcatcaaaaCTTCCACTGCGATCCATCCCGGGTGATTGTGGCTCACCCTTCTTTGGGCCCATTAAGGATCGTTTCGACTACTTCTACAATGAAGGCCGTGACCAGTTCTTCAGAACTCGCATGCAGAAATATCAATCCACGGTCTTCAGAGCCAACATGCCACCCGGCCCTTTCATGGCTTTCAACCCTAATGTCGTTGTCCTCCTCGACGCCATCAGCTTTCCCATCCTTTTCGACACCTCCAGAATTGAAAAGAGAAATGTCCTCGACGGCACATACATGCCCTCCACCGCCTTCACTGGTGGCTACCGTGTCTGTGCATATCTTGACCCTTCCGAGCCCAACCACGCCCTTCTCAAACGCTTTTTCACGTCCTCGCTCGCAGCTCGACACCATAACTTCATTCCTGTGTTTCGTAGCTGCTTAACAGAGCTCTTCACCACCCTCGAAGACGATGTTTCCAGAAAAGGGAAAGCCGATTTCAATGGCATATCTGATAACATGTCTTTCAACTTCGTCTTCAAACTCTTCTGCGATAAGCATCCCTCCGAGACCAAACTCGGATCAAATGGACCCAATCTTGTTACAAAATGGTTGTTCCTCCAACTCGCACCTCTCATCACGCTTGGATTGTCCATGTTACCAAACGTTGTAGAAGATTTACTTCTACACACCTTTCCCTTACCCTCATTATTCGTAAAATCCGATTATAAGAAGCTTTACCATGCTTTTTACGCATCGGCGTCCTCGTTATTGGATGAAGCCGAGAGCATGGGGATCAAGAGAGATGAAGCTTGCCATAACCTTGTGTTTCTTGCTGGTTTCAACGCATACGGTGGCATGAAGACCCTGTTTCCTGCTTTGATCAAGTGGGTTGGCTTAGCCGGAGGGAAATTACACCGCCAGTTGGCTGATGAGATCAGGAGCATCGTTAAGGCTGAGGGAGGAGTGACATTTGCGGCGTTGGACAAAATGGCTTTGACTAAATCGGTTGTGTACGAGGCTCTGAGGATTGAACCTCCGGTTCCATTCCAGTACGGGAAGGCCAAGGAGGATATGGTGATCCACAGCCATGACGCTGCATTTGAGATCAAGAAAGGGGAGATGATATTCGGATATCAGCCATTTGCCACCAAGGATCCCAAGGTTTTCGACAATCCTGAGGAGTTTGTGGCCCACAGGTTCATGGGCGATGGAGAGAAATTGCTCGAGTACGTGTATTGGTCTAATGGACGCGAGTCAGATGATCCAACGGTGGAGAACAAACAGTGTCCGGGAAAGGATCTGGTGGTCCTGCTGTCCAGGGTAATGCTGGTGGAGTTTTTCCTCCATTACGACACGTTCGACATTGAGTGTGGAACCTTGCTGTTGGGATCATCAGTGACGTTCAAGTCGTTGACCAAGCAACCTACATTTGATCACAAGTCAATTAAGCACGTATCGTAGAAAGGCAGGGAGTCGTTTTTTAATGTAAGATTAAGATTGATATCCCCGTATTTCTAGTTTGAATAATGTAATTGTCTCCTTGCATGGTTTATGaagaatttttttccttcaatttctttgttcACACCCCATCAAAATCCACCCTCTAATTTGTGGTTCGTAAACAACAATCGGGCAAGTTTATAAATCAAACACTatccttcttcttttcttttttgtaaccATTTTTAGAGATGGGGAGAGATTTTTGTTGAATACAAAGTAGTATTTACATATATTAATGAAGTATATCACATGTATAATGTAACAACCTGGCTTGTTTAATTTGGGTCAACGCTTGTCTCTTTATCAAGTAACCCAAAAATAATAAGAGGAAAATCGTCAGAGTAAAGAtgaaaagcataaaaaaatgtGTGGACACCAACATATAGAAAGGAGAATAGTTCAAAATATGTGGTTTAACATTTAAAGCTTATCATTCCTTACTCTCTATCTTAAGTTGTAAATGGGATGAGATGGAAAATTGGTGTTTTCAGGAAAGtgaaaaaggaaatagaatGCCCACAAATTCATACTAAAACTCAAAACATTGTTTTCAAGCCTTTATTATTATGTAGCAGAAAAGTGTAGGTAATCCCATTCCAAAATGGATACTCTTCTTCAATTCCAATCCCATATCTCTCCTTAACATTATGATTGGTTCAagaaattagtaaaaaaaaaatgttaattcattggctaaaataataaaaagataaaataagtttaaaaaaatatataaaaataatttagtgactTTAGATAAGTTTTTCCACCggccttttcttttttaccatttttccgtCTTATTTCCTTTACTTTGCATTTCCCTTATTACTTTCCAATGAACCAAACACAATCTAAAATTCCTATCAAAGGAATAAAACACACGaacacccaaaaaaaataaataaaggaaggaaaaagaaaaaatgcttGCACCAAGACAGCCCTCCAGATCCCCTTAACTATGCAAACCCAAAAATCTCAAAGATATTGACAGCAAGTGTACAGAAACCTTGTTGCCTTCTTCCCTTGTTTAGAGAGTTATGACACTTTCTCTTCTCCTTTTTTTGCATTTTGTGGGTTCTCTCATTCACTTGTTAATGGGTTGGTATGGAAGCTTTGTGTGCAAAAAGGGAAGAAGGTTTGGAGAACAACTcttcaatgccttttttttggacaatttgaaATGAAGGAAACCAACAAATctttgataaagaaaatggatAGATAGCCACTTGGATATGAAACAGAAAATGGTTCAGCATTTTTACTCACACATGATGCAGCATCTATTCCCCACAATTCAGTTCCAATTGATTAAGGGTAGAGaagaaaacatttgacacaagcaTGAACCTGAACACATGGGATTACTCAAAAGCCTTACACAAGGATGAGTTCCTGGACTCCCATTTTAGCTTGGGAAATCTACACATATACAACTTTCCAGGCAACCATGCAATGAAGAGGGACCAATTCAACTCCCTAATCACCAGACCCCAGCAATCAGTATCTAAGAGCTCTATAAGGGTAGTTAACCCCCGACCCATCATGTCCCCTCTGgaaatttgtttaattaattggagtGCATTTTGAATTGGAGTTTCTGCAATGCTGGTAGTATCTTctacttaatttaattaattatacacATAATAAACACTTGCCTCTGGAAAATCCCCCTATAATTTTTTCAGTTTCTTTCAATTACCAGCAAAATTAGGGCTGAGAATGGAATTCCCAAAccctaaaacaaaaagaattccCAAATCTGAAAACAGTCTAGGATTCGGTTttataaattacaaaaagaacAACCATAATAAAGATGAAAAGCAACgaaggaagaaaaaggaaatgagagaggagagaggagacgCAGAGAGAGCAGCAGTCTCACCTTCTGGTGGGGAACACCAAGGACGAACATGCCAATTCTAAATTCAACCCAAATGAGTTGTGGTGACGGGCCGTGGGCTCGATGCCCAGACCAAGCGAAACGACGTCGTTCCCAAACGACTCTTCCCACATCGACTGCTCATAGACGAAATTGAGCTTTTATATATCAGGAGCAAACGCTTAGAGCTTGTCTCTTCGGAGACATCCGATAAAATTGGAACGATACAGAGAAGATTAGCATGGCCCCTGCGCAAGGATGACACGCACAAATCGAGAAATggtccaaattttttttccacttttccCCCTTACTCCCATCTCCCTATCCCAGCCGTTCAATCCCCGCTTTAATGTGATCTGAGCCGTTAGATCATTTGACCCACAAACCCTCCATGATCGTCTGCAAACCTAGCGGAGGCGATTACTTTTTGCACCTGCGACGCACTGAATCCATCTGGGGTTTTTTTGTTGGAGAAGACGACGTTTCAGCCTTTTGATTTGTGTTTATTTTCCACAATACGACGTCGTTGGATGCTCAGTTCTTGTTTTGGTTTGTTCTTTTTCCAcataattactattttttttcctctatgtCAAAGTCTACATTtaagaaattcataaaaaatgataaacaaTCATAACTTGAATCAAACaccaaaaatataaacattttgTTCCTGATCATAAATCTTAATTTGCAATAGTGGATTTGAGgcaaagtaataattttttaacttacaTTATTACATTTAagaattatatgaaataaaggaaaatattatctcaaacaatttatttttgaataagcaaatagaaaactaattttaggGTATATGAGAATGAGAAAagaagactatgtttggttctcgaaaaatttaaggaaaagtgtgaataaaagaaaatagagatgaaaagtagaaggaaaaaaaaaatgaaaggaaataatttttttttttaaatttaataaattatttttatatattttttcaaactcaaagtttaaaatatttaaaatttaaatgaattttaattatatttgatttattttatatttttttatggtgtgaccaaatataaaaaaattattttccttaacatcttttttctttccttcctagtatttccaggaaccaaatatagccgaAGGCTTTTACCAAATTCTAAACTCTATGATTGGAAAACAATcttaattattgaattaaattaatactCACTTT contains the following coding sequences:
- the LOC100526774 gene encoding fatty acid hydroperoxide lyase 2 (The RefSeq protein has 10 substitutions compared to this genomic sequence) is translated as MSSSSSSLPLNFVNSSSSSKLPLRSIPGDCGSPFFGPIKDRFDYFYNEGRDPFFRTRMQKYQSTVFRANMPPGPFMALNPNVVVLLDAISFPILFDTSRIEKRNVLDGTYMPSTAFTGGYRVCAYLDPSEPNHALLKRLFTSSLAARHHNFIPVFRSCLTELFTTLEDDVSRKGKADFNGISDNMSFNFVFKLFCDKHPSETKLGSNGPNLVTKWLFLQLAPFITLGLSMLPNVVEDLLLHTFPLPSLFVKSDYKKLYHAFYASASSILDEAESMGIKRDEACHNLVFLAGFNACGGMKTLFPALIKWVGLAGEKLHRQLADEIRSIVKAEGGVTFAALDKMALTKSVVYEALRIEPPVPFQYGKAKEDMVIHSHDAAFVIKKGEMIFGYQPFATKDPKVFDNPEEFVAHRFMGDGEKLLEYVYWSNGRESDDATVENKQCPGKDLVVLLSRVMLVEFFLHYDTFDIEYGTLLLGSSVTFKSLTKQPTFDHKSIKHVS